From one Planococcus citri chromosome 3, ihPlaCitr1.1, whole genome shotgun sequence genomic stretch:
- the LOC135839343 gene encoding esterase FE4-like isoform X2 yields MTEKIIVNVKEGKVRGFKTKTAYSGAEYYTFLGVPYGQSTAGSARFKDPVKVKPWKTVFDATFQREGCRQYSLRKHEITGSEDCLYNNIYTPKLPSKEEPLKAVMVNIHLGGYVHGSPDPWYYGAPDYIMHKDVVYVCVGFRLYLLGNLNLHIKGCSGSQMLKDIILSLQWIKDNICFFGGDPHNITLMGSSSGAALVHLLLLSPLAKGLYHKAILMGMYNFNPVLVIPSDHVSTAYDLAVLLGYDGQLDNHKQLLNFFKSINYDRVLMIRRDQLVRNNVTMEVYPISPFVNSESGENSPLPESLEKLIPTTNRVPIMIGFCENEAAPAFMKHGAYKKAMSNGFYKVLQQNSCGWAAALSDDDLRLVQKEVEMFYLAGESIEHASQTALCEILTDITMSDVYGSLINIISENDLSPVYVYNFLFDGKLDGFKAKINARLQTEVKGTCHAADYTYWAYIDEFAGKTMANIRSKERQTIETLTSLFTNFAKTSNPNYKEMGVEWKPTTIEHPSHLVIDESLQVKDELLNGERMQFWHSLKDKFKR; encoded by the exons GATCCAGTGAAAGTAAAACCATGGAAAACTGTCTTTGACGCGACATTTCAAAGGGAAGGTTGTAGACAGTATTCGTTGCGGAAACACGAGATAACTGGTTCGGAGGATTGTTTGTACAATAACATTTATACACCGAAg TTACCGTCAAAGGAAGAGCCTTTGAAAGCGGTCATGGTGAATATTCATCTAGGAGGATATGTTCATGGCTCACCAGATCCGTGGTATTACGGGGCTCCCGATTACATAATGCATAAAGATGTCGTATATGTATGCGTTGGATTTCGATTGTACCTACTAG gaaatttaaatttgcaTATCAAAGGCTGTTCGGGAAGCCAAATGCTAAAGGATATAATACTTAGTTTACAATGGATCAAAGATAACATCtgtttttttggaggagatcCACATAATATAACCTTAATGGGCAGCAGCAGCGGAGCTGCACTTGTGCATCTTTTGCTATTATCTCCTTTGGCTAAAG GTTTATACCATAAAGCGATTCTAATGGGAATGTACAATTTTAATCCGGTTTTGGTTATTCCATCGGATCATGTTTCGACAGCTTACGACTTGGCCGTACTACTTGGATACGACGGTCAACTAGATAATCATAAGCAgttgcttaattttttcaagagcatAAACTACGATCGAGTATTGATGATAAGACGCGATCAACTAGTCAGAAATAAT GTTACAATGGAAGTGTACCCTATTTCTCCTTTTGTGAATTCGGAATCAGGAGAAAATTCTCCTTTACCTGAATCACTAGAGAAACTCATCCCAACAACAAATCGCGTGCCAATAATGATTggattctgtgaaaatgaagcTGCTCCGGCTTTCATGAAACACG GAGCATACAAGAAAGCAATGAGTAATGGTTTTTATAAAGTCCTTCAACAGAACTCCTGTGGATGGGCAGCTGCTCTAAGCGACGACGACCTAAGACTAGTTCAAAAAGAAGTAGAAATGTTCTACTTGGCGGGCGAGTCTATAGAACATGCATCACAGACAGCTTTATGCGAA ATTCTAACGGACATTACCATGTCTGATGTTTATGGCTCACTAATAAACATAATCTCGGAAAATGATCTTTCGCCAGTATATGTATATAATTTTCTTTTCGATGGTAAATTAGATGGGTTCAAAGCCAAAATCAATGCTCGATTGCAAACGGAAGTAAAAG GTACCTGTCACGCAGCTGACTACACCTATTGGGCTTACATCGACGAATTTGCAGGTAAAACCATGGCCAACATACGTTCGAAAGAGCGACAAACAATAGAAACCCTCACAAGcttgtttacaaattttgcaaaaacatc GAATCCCAATTACAAAGAAATGGGAGTCGAATGGAAACCCACAACTATCGAACATCCGAGTCATCTAGTTATCGACGAATCGCTCCAAGTTAAAGACGAATTGCTAAATGGTGAACGAATGCAATTCTGGCACAGTTTGAAAGATAAGTTTAAAAGATAA
- the LOC135839343 gene encoding esterase FE4-like isoform X1, translating into MSEKVIVTVKEGKVRGFKAKTAFSGAEYYTFFGVPYGQSTAGSARFKDPVKVKPWKTVFDATFQREGCRQYSLRKHEITGSEDCLYNNIYTPKLPSKEEPLKAVMVNIHLGGYVHGSPDPWYYGAPDYIMHKDVVYVCVGFRLYLLGNLNLHIKGCSGSQMLKDIILSLQWIKDNICFFGGDPHNITLMGSSSGAALVHLLLLSPLAKGLYHKAILMGMYNFNPVLVIPSDHVSTAYDLAVLLGYDGQLDNHKQLLNFFKSINYDRVLMIRRDQLVRNNVTMEVYPISPFVNSESGENSPLPESLEKLIPTTNRVPIMIGFCENEAAPAFMKHGAYKKAMSNGFYKVLQQNSCGWAAALSDDDLRLVQKEVEMFYLAGESIEHASQTALCEILTDITMSDVYGSLINIISENDLSPVYVYNFLFDGKLDGFKAKINARLQTEVKGTCHAADYTYWAYIDEFAGKTMANIRSKERQTIETLTSLFTNFAKTSNPNYKEMGVEWKPTTIEHPSHLVIDESLQVKDELLNGERMQFWHSLKDKFKR; encoded by the exons GATCCAGTGAAAGTAAAACCATGGAAAACTGTCTTTGACGCGACATTTCAAAGGGAAGGTTGTAGACAGTATTCGTTGCGGAAACACGAGATAACTGGTTCGGAGGATTGTTTGTACAATAACATTTATACACCGAAg TTACCGTCAAAGGAAGAGCCTTTGAAAGCGGTCATGGTGAATATTCATCTAGGAGGATATGTTCATGGCTCACCAGATCCGTGGTATTACGGGGCTCCCGATTACATAATGCATAAAGATGTCGTATATGTATGCGTTGGATTTCGATTGTACCTACTAG gaaatttaaatttgcaTATCAAAGGCTGTTCGGGAAGCCAAATGCTAAAGGATATAATACTTAGTTTACAATGGATCAAAGATAACATCtgtttttttggaggagatcCACATAATATAACCTTAATGGGCAGCAGCAGCGGAGCTGCACTTGTGCATCTTTTGCTATTATCTCCTTTGGCTAAAG GTTTATACCATAAAGCGATTCTAATGGGAATGTACAATTTTAATCCGGTTTTGGTTATTCCATCGGATCATGTTTCGACAGCTTACGACTTGGCCGTACTACTTGGATACGACGGTCAACTAGATAATCATAAGCAgttgcttaattttttcaagagcatAAACTACGATCGAGTATTGATGATAAGACGCGATCAACTAGTCAGAAATAAT GTTACAATGGAAGTGTACCCTATTTCTCCTTTTGTGAATTCGGAATCAGGAGAAAATTCTCCTTTACCTGAATCACTAGAGAAACTCATCCCAACAACAAATCGCGTGCCAATAATGATTggattctgtgaaaatgaagcTGCTCCGGCTTTCATGAAACACG GAGCATACAAGAAAGCAATGAGTAATGGTTTTTATAAAGTCCTTCAACAGAACTCCTGTGGATGGGCAGCTGCTCTAAGCGACGACGACCTAAGACTAGTTCAAAAAGAAGTAGAAATGTTCTACTTGGCGGGCGAGTCTATAGAACATGCATCACAGACAGCTTTATGCGAA ATTCTAACGGACATTACCATGTCTGATGTTTATGGCTCACTAATAAACATAATCTCGGAAAATGATCTTTCGCCAGTATATGTATATAATTTTCTTTTCGATGGTAAATTAGATGGGTTCAAAGCCAAAATCAATGCTCGATTGCAAACGGAAGTAAAAG GTACCTGTCACGCAGCTGACTACACCTATTGGGCTTACATCGACGAATTTGCAGGTAAAACCATGGCCAACATACGTTCGAAAGAGCGACAAACAATAGAAACCCTCACAAGcttgtttacaaattttgcaaaaacatc GAATCCCAATTACAAAGAAATGGGAGTCGAATGGAAACCCACAACTATCGAACATCCGAGTCATCTAGTTATCGACGAATCGCTCCAAGTTAAAGACGAATTGCTAAATGGTGAACGAATGCAATTCTGGCACAGTTTGAAAGATAAGTTTAAAAGATAA
- the LOC135839342 gene encoding esterase E4-like, which produces MTEKVIVSVKEGKVRGFKSKTAYSGAEYYTFLGVPYGQSTAGSARFKDPVKVKPWTHILDATVEKGGCRQFAIWKQETIGSEDCLYNNIYTPKIPSKGDPLKAVIVFIHPGGLTNGSPDPSYFGAPHYIMHKEVVYVCVAYRLHILGFLNLHLKTCSGNQGLKDIILSLQWIKENISSFGGDPDNVTLMGCSSGCALVHFLLLSPLAKGLYHKAVLMGVYAFCPVTVVPPENASIAHKLAQSIGYDGQPGENKKLLRFYKNLDSFGFLMKRPESFFEETTIQVYPVSPFVLTSEPGENSPIPLSPEKLIPSTNRVPLLIGFCEKEAIMGVAQLRHSGAFKPLVRNTFYKAIRQNHFGWGAALEEEELKLIQKEVENFYLAGNAIETVTESVLCDILTDAALSDVYDSLINEISTDLPSSVFVYNFLYDGNMCVMKPRMTRLLGKELPGACHATENCYWSYIDENIGGKNINRIQPKDRQMIETFTSMLTTFAKNSNPNYKEMEVEWKPTNPDHPSHLIIDEKLEVKDGLLNGDRMEFWHKLKNQFQKDGKNLHTKCRAAVVNGSILGDKEPEISN; this is translated from the exons ATGACTGAAAAAGTAATTGTAAGTGTGAAAGAAGGTAAAGTGCGTGGCTTCAAAAGTAAAACAGCGTATTCCGGAGCAGAATATTACACGTTTCTGGGAGTTCCTTATGGGCAATCGACTGCTGGTTCAGCTCGTTTCAAA GATCCCGTCAAGGTAAAACCATGGACTCATATCCTAGACGCAACTGTGGAAAAAGGAGGCTGCAGGCAATTCGCAATATGGAAACAAGAGACGATCGGTTCCGAAGATTGCTTATATAACAACATCTACACACCCAAA ATACCATCTAAAGGAGATCCTTTGAAAGCAGTAATTGTGTTCATTCACCCAGGAGGATTAACAAATGGTTCACCAGATCCGTCTTATTTCGGAGCTCCACATTACATTATGCATAAAGAAGTCGTTTACGTCTGTGTAGCATACCGATTACacatactag GTTTTTTGAACTTGCATTTGAAAACGTGCTCAGGTAATCAGGGTTTGAAAGATATTATTTTGAGTTTGCAATGGATCAAAGAAAACATCAGCAGTTTCGGAGGTGATCCAGATAACGTAACCCTGATGGGATGTAGCAGCGGGTGCGCATTGGTACATTTTTTACTACTGTCACCTTTGGCTAAGG GTTTATACCATAAAGCCGTTCTTATGGGCGTTTACGCGTTCTGTCCAGTCACCGTGGTTCCACCAGAAAACGCATCAATAGCGCACAAACTGGCTCAATCGATCGGTTACGACGGTCAACCAggcgaaaacaaaaaattgctcaGATTTTACAAGAACCTCGActcttttggatttttaatgaaGAGACCCGAATCATTTTTCGAAGAA ACTACTATTCAAGTGTATCCTGTATCGCCGTTCGTGCTCACTTCAGAACCAGGAGAAAATTCACCAATACCACTGTCACCGGAGAAACTTATTCCTTCAACGAATCGTGTACCGCTATTGATTGGATTTTGCGAAAAAGAAGCCATAATGGGTGTTGCGCAACTTCGTCATAGTG GAGCTTTCAAACCGCTTGTAAGAAACACTTTCTATAAAGCTATCCGTCAGAATCACTTTGGATGGGGAGCTGCTTTAGAGGAAGAGGAATTAAAACTCATACAGAAGGAAGTAGAGAATTTTTATTTGGCAGGAAATGCAATAGAAACTGTCACAGAATCAGTTTTATGCGAT ATTTTAACAGATGCTGCCTTATCAGACGTTTACGACTCGTTGATAAATGAAATCTCCACAGATCTTCCTTCATCAGTATTCGTATATAACTTTTTGTACGACGGAAATATGTGCGTAATGAAACCCAGAATGACGCGATTGTTGGGCAAAGAATTACCAG GAGCTTGTCACGCTACTGAAAACTGTTATTGGTCTTACATCGACGAAAACATAGGTGGTAAGAATATTAACCGCATACAGCCTAAAGATCGGCAAATGATAGAAACATTCACGAGTATGCTGACTACATTTGCCAAGAATTC TAACCCTAATTATAAAGAAATGGAAGTCGAGTGGAAACCAACAAATCCGGATCATCCTAGTCATTTAATCattgatgaaaaacttgaaGTTAAGGATGGACTTTTGAATGGCGATCGAATGGAGTTTTggcacaaattgaaaaatcaattccaaaAAGACGGAAAAAATTTGCACACGAAATGCAGAGCAGCCGTGGTGAATGGATCAATATTGGGAGACAAAGAACCAGAAATTTCCAACTAA